The DNA region AGCTGTGTTACCAACCTGGGCCAGGTGAGCAGGTGgcagccagctgctcctgctcccttgGTCatggtgctggcactgccccaaGGGCCTGCCTGTTATATGGAgtgagcagagcccagtggGGACTGCCTGGTGCCCGGGGCTCAGGGTagccctgctctgggcagagaGAGCCTGGAGAACTTCCCTCTCTTCTCCCTGCCTAGATTCCCCTTCTGGAACTGCTTTCAGGGGGAAGGCCTTGTTCCTCATGTTCCTGTgcccccaccctgctgctgcccctgcgTGCTGCCATCCTTGTCCATGTGGTTTGCAGGGAGAGGGACGTGGAGAACAGTGtgtgctctgagctgctctgtTCCTTCTCCCAGGActtccatggagctgctgtccctgtgggcAAGTGCTGGTGTTGATGTCCACCTGCTgactcttccttttctttcagatcCGAATGCAGGCTCAGGGCAGCTTGTTCCAGGGTGGGATGATTGGCAGCTTCATTGACATCTACCAGCAGGAAGGTACCCGAGGCCTCTGGAGGGTGAGCACCAGCTCCTAGAAtcccccaccagcagcagcagaactaaGAAAAATCTTAGGGAAGCAGGTGCTGTCCTGTTGTTCTGTAGCAAGAGCCCCTGGGGCCCCTCCTGGCTCCTTAAACTGCTGTTCTCGTGGGGCAGAATCTTTTCTGGTGTTGAAATTGGTGCAGAAAGTGAGGGGGTGACAGCCTGGTTCTtgtgtgctggtgctgggagcagggaagctGTGTGGAGTTAATCCAGCTGGAATAAAGCTGCCAGGGTTGGAGACATCCTCCTTGGCTTTGAAGCAAAGCTGGGAAGCAGTTGATGTGCTTGCAGGGAGGGTCCAGGGAAGGTTGTCAGGAGATGGCCCTGCAGGGGATGTGGCTGCGGTTGGTGACAGTGTCCGTGCTGCACAGGGTGTTGTCCCCACGGCCCAGCGAGCGGCCATCGTGGTGGGGGTGGAGCTGCCGGTCTACGACATCACCAAGAAGCATCTGATCCTGTCAGGCCTCATGGGGGACACCATCTTTGCCCACTTCGTGTGAGTACCTGCTGCAGGCCTGGGGGTGTGGGGCACAGGAGCCAGGTGGGAGAGACCAAAACCATTCATGGAGCGagtgctctggagctgcagggagcagggttAGTGCTTCCAGAGGATCTGGAGCAGGGTTAGTGCTTCCAGAGGATCTGGAGCAGGGTTAGTGCTTCCAGAGGGTCTGGAGCAGGGTTAGTGCTTCCAGAGGGTCTGCTCTGTCAGCTGGAACAGCTCAGAGTTAGCAGCAGGTatggaatcattaaggttggatAAAACCTCCAAGACCATTGAGTCCAGCCGTTCCCcctgcactgccaaggccaccactaatCCATCCCCACACCCCAGAGACCTCCTTGGGGAAGGACCTGGCAGAAATCCTGTGGTGACATGAAATTCCAGCTTGGTTTCAGCTGGCTGATGACAGAAATGCTGTTGCCCCACATCTGTGCCCTGGTATGACCCAGGCTCATACCACGTGCATGGCTACGTGTAACAACCCCTCAAAAGCTGCTCCAGTCCCTAGTCCTCACTTGTCCAGGCCCTGTAATCTTGCAGCCCCTGCTGGAAGAGCCTTGAGAGAGGAGCAGGCACACAGCTGGCAGAACCCAGAGCAGTCAGTCAGTGTTGCAGGcagcctgctctgggcagggctggcagagaaCACCAGAGTCCTTTTCCAcctccattcctcagctgcaggtgctgcagtgcTTCCATTGACTGTGCCAGCTGGGGTGAGGGTGAGGAGCTCTGGACCCTCCGTGGAGGGAGACTCTGGCAGCTCTGTGGTCCTTTCTGGTGTCTttgctcttcctccctccttcccaaagAAACGCTTGCTCTGGTGGGAAGGATGTGCTCTCCCAGGGGGTGCCTTCAGGTCTGTGTCACTCGGGCAGCACCTGGGACCCTTGCAGGGCTGCCAGTGCCCTGTGGAACCAGCTGTGGGCTCAGGTGAGGTCTGGGTTAGCTGAGCTGAGCATTTCCCTCCCCTGAGCTCCACAGGGTGCTgtggcagccctgctgctgcccctttCCCAGGTAGGAGCAGGTCGTGCAGCTCACATTCATTGCTAAATGCTTTGCTAAAGTCCAGTGGAAGGTATTTTATGCCTGTCTGGGACTGTCTCTGCCTGATTTGGTGTGTGCAGTTCCAGCTTCACGTGCGGGCTGGCGGGGGCCATCGCCTCCAACCCCGTGGACGTGGTGCGGACGCGGATGATGAACCAGCGCGCCATCGTGGGCAGCACCGAGCTCTACAAGGGCACTCTGGATGGCCTCGTCAAGGTGAGGGGACAGGTGggcacatccctgtgctgggaggcTGGCCAGGTCTCAGCACCACGCTGATGGGAGCAGTGAGATCCTGCGGTGACACGTGTCATCAGCGAGGTGGGAGAGGGCCCGGAGTCACTTCCCTGAGGCCACTGTCAGCCTGAGCATCCTCCCAGCCTCCTGGGACAAAATTCAGGCCATGACACAGTTAGCTGGGTTCAGAGGCTGTCAGTGATGCCTCACACACTTGCATGGGCAtgtctgctccctgcagcagctgggcagggccagcagggcaccctggcactggggagggaggTGGGCAGGGCATGGGTGTCTCCTCATCCATTTGTCTCTCCTCCCAGACATGGAAGAGTGAGGGCTTCTTTGCACTCTACAAAGGCTTCTGGCCCAACTGGCTTCGTCTGGGTCCCTGGAACATCATCGTATCCTCCCCGTGCTGCTGGGCGGTGGTGGAGCGGGACAAGGGGAGAAccctgctgggaagggcagggcagggctgacaCCCCCATGGGCTGCACTGGAGACCCTAATGGACACTGCTGATGGTTCCTGTAGAGCTTCTGAGGGCTTGGCTGAGACCTTGCGtggcctgggctgcaggagatggCTGGATGAGCTCCTCTTTGGGAGGGAATCGTGGGGAACATTCTGCTGCTGAGGCAGGTGCTGACTGTGCAGGACCaatgctgctgtgtgctgagccAGACCATTCTGCCTGCTGAAACTGGGTGGGGAGTTCACTGTAAAGAGCTCCCAGTCTGGGCTTGGAGCCACTTTCCTCTCCCAGGGGTCTGGGCAAGCTGGGTTTGCTCTGGGTCCATCTCCTTGCTCTTGGCAGCATCTGTGCCCCAGCTCTGTTCTACCTGGGCAGGTCAGGTTGTGCTGCCTGGACAGGGACAGCATGGGTGGGTTTAGGGAGCTCCCTGGATGGGTGTCCAGCCCAGCTGAATGCTCTGCCCACCCTACCAGGCAGCTGCCTCTCATCTGTCTCAATTCCTTGACACTCCCTTCAGTTTTTTATCACATACGAGCAGTTGAAGCGCCTCCCCTTCTGAGAGCAGCATTCATCTCCCCAGAATCATCCTCGGGGCTGGcaacagagctgtgctgccacctccctcttcatcccactgtccccatgtcgTGGTGTTTGATCTCTGTGGGCTGGGCTCTCCCCACATGCATGgtccctggagcaggagctgcctggcacaggcaggagccACATGTTTCCCACCCGGAGGTGTCTGCGTGCCTGGGCCTGCAGGAATATCTTCTGTGAAGATCTGTGCGTGCCAGTGGCCTTTGGGGCACTGTGGCTCGTGGCTGGCAGGTGTGGGTCTCCTCCCGTGCCCGTGGGGCGAGGCTGGGGCCTGTGAAGGTGCCATTGTCATCATGTTTCTTGCAGAACTTGTAActtcattaaattatttattgacTGGATTGCTTGAGTTTGGGTCTGTGCTCATTCACTGCAGCGGTGTCTGCCCTTGGAGAGCACAGAAGCTGGTTTTCACCATGACCCCTTTTTTCtccatatatttatataaaaacaaTCTGTAGGATTCATTTCAGTAGGGATGTTTGTAAACTCAAGTTTGTTAGTGTCAGAACCCTGACACAGAACCCTGTTGCCCTCTCGGCTCAATTTTGCCTCAATCTCTTAAATTCCTGCTTATTATTACACTATTTTTGCTTGAATAATTTGTGAAGCCAGGTACTGTGCTTTAAAGGTGGGCTCAGCACTTGAAAATGGTGGTTCTGGTGCTTAGCAGGATATTTTGGTCACCCTCTTCTgatttttggttatttttttatgtttatggCTATGGAAGCAAATGGCTTTATGTACTGGCTCCCTTTCCTAACTCCGTGGGGTGACATTGGTTTGGATGAGGGTCCCTGGTGACACAGCAGCATGTCCTGGCTGAGCCTGCTGTGAGCTGAGTTTGTGTGGAAGGAACACAAGGAATGTTCAGCcaaatcccactgggaaagATGGGAGGGAATTGGTGTTACAAAGTCAGAGCTGCAGGGGAAGAGAAGGTGACCCCCCTGTGCTTGGGCTGAAatcctgccctgagcagggctctcCGTGGCAGGCAGTGTGTGAGAACCTGCTCCTGCACACACAGGAAGGTCTGGGGGGTGGAACTCCAGCGTGGAATCAGTCAGCCCTCCCCAGGTGTTTAAGGCAGAAATACATGAAAGCTAAAACTGGCAGTCAGGCAGGAGGGGGAGGCACTGGCTCCAGCCTGTACTTGCTCCTCACTGCCCTGCCGCTTCTCCCTCATCCTTGATCTCATTCCGAGGGTTTGGACTCTCTCCAGCATGAGGGCAAAGGCTCCCCAAATGTTTCCTTGGGCAAATGGAAGTAGGGGAAAAGCCACCAGAACCCCTCCTGTGGCCACCCGCAGTGCAGAGCCCGGGTGTTCTGGAGGgtccccccagctctgcagctgcagccagtgccCCCATTCCGAGCTCTGCCCTCCGGCAGTGCCCTTCCAGCCCCACCCCAGCTCGGCCTCTCCCCAGTTACTGTTTTACAGACAGATGCTCAGTCCTGCCCCTTTCCTGGCAGCTTGGATTTTTCCAGCTCATGAGGCAGAAGAGGCTTGTGACACTGTGTAGGGGCTGGAGCTGTCACTATCTGTCCCTGTGAAGGTCAGTCCTCCCCGGGAAGTGTAAGGGGTTTTGTGGGAATCTGTAGCGTAAGGATGCAGCAACTTTGCTTTCATGAATTTCTTAGTTACAAGTTACTATTAGGTAAATAACAATCATGACTAGCAAAGTGAGTGTAGAGTATACgtagaaacattattttttactGTTAGTAGCACTTAGATTTCACTGGAAGTATCACAGCAAAGTTCATCAAACTCCTGCAGGAGTGAGGTCAGTCAATGATGGACAAAGTCTCATTTGGATGTGACCCATGTCATGGAGCctggagccagcctggggatctgaagggctgtgcagggggAGCTCCAGGACAGAGAGAGGCTCTCTGGGGCAGCAGCCAGTTAGCTCTGCATGGATCCATGAGTGGGCAGAGGACACCAGCTCTTGGAGGGCCACATCTGCCTTCTGGCTGGATCCAAGGCCCCTCTGCAGGTTCCAGCAATTCTCTGGTTTCAGCCTCTCCAAGGATACCCTGGGCTCCCTGTTGTGCTTGTGAGGGCACTGCAGGTTCCTAGCTGTGAAtgctgctgtcccaggctggCAGATGTTTCTCCATCTGTCTGAGCACACATCCCTCAACAGTGCTCTTCCCCATTGTAACCAGGTCACCTTCAGGGCTGCTGTTCCAGCAGGGTGTCAGTGCTGTTCCCTTGGTCCCAGCAGCAAGAAACTGTCCTGGATCTGGCAGTGACCCCCAGGAGCCCCACGAGCTGTGCTGGACATTGGGAACTCTCTGTGcttgtccccattcccagcctcTGTGTCTCAGCAGGCGCAGCTTTGCTCCAGCCCCTGGTGCCTGGGAGGGACACCACCCCCCCATGTGCCACCGTGGCAGCTTCCTGCCCAGGTGCTCCCTGCTCACCCCCTGCTCCAGGGTTGTCTGGAAACGTGGCTGGAGGGGAGGGACCTCCGCAGGCACAGCAGCGAGTCCAGCAgtcccttctgcagctgcagagctctgctccccGCTGAGACACCCCTGCTCCCCAAGCTCCTGCTTCCCCCTGAGACACCCCTGCTCCCCAAGCTCCTGctccccctgggacacccctgcTCCCCAAGCTCCTGctccccccaggacacccctgCTCCTcaagctcctgctgctccccaagctcctgctgctccccaagctcctgcttccccctgggacacccctgcTCCCCaacctcctgctgctccccaacctcctgctgctccccaagctcctgcttccccctgggacacccctgcTCCCCAAGCTCCTGctccccccaggacacccctgCTCCCCAAGCTCCTGCTTCCCCCTGAGACACCCCTGCTCCCcaagctcctcctgctccccaagCTCCTGCTCCCCCCGAGACACCCCTGCTCCCcaagctcctcctgctccccaagCTCCTGCTCCCCGCTGAGACACCCCTGTTCCCCAAGCTCCTGCttccccctgggacacccctgcTCCCCAAGCTCCTGCTCCCCaagctcctgctctccctgggacacccctgCTCCCcaagctcctgctgctccccaagCTCTGCTTCCCCCTGGGACACTCCTGCTCCCCCCTGAGACACCCCTGCTCCCCAAGCTCCTGCtcccccctgggacacccctgcTCCCCAAACTCCTGTTTCCCCCTGAGAcacccctgctccccagctcctgctgctccctgcagagtgaggggctgtgcctgctgccgGGTTGCTCCTGCTGCGAGGCCCCAGGTGAGTGATGGCTGAGAATGGAGCTGGAGGTGCACCACCGCCGTGGTGGGTCTCACGTGAGGCAGCCGCAGCCAGCTGGGCCCTGGGAGCCATCTTCGCCGTGCTGGCCTCGCTCATCATCGCTGCCAACGTGCCGGTGGCcattgtcctgctctgccacaTCTGGAGGAGCGGCTCCAAGGGGCTCTGTTTTGTCCTCAATCTTGCCTTGGCGGATGCCATGGTTGGCTTCACAGTCATGGGCCTGGCCATGGATGAGCTTTCCCAGCCCTTTCATCCTTCCCAGAACTTCTGCGTCCTGAGAATGGCTTTTGTGAT from Taeniopygia guttata chromosome 4A, bTaeGut7.mat, whole genome shotgun sequence includes:
- the SLC25A14 gene encoding brain mitochondrial carrier protein 1 isoform X2 is translated as MSALNWKPFVYGGLASIVAEFGTFPVDLTKTRLQVQGQSTDARFREDRPGTAEAGILRHHQDRDLPEPEAALRRSHGRPGAASGLVSSGKCRDETLLINVICGVVSGVISSALANPTDVLKIRMQAQGSLFQGGMIGSFIDIYQQEGTRGLWRGVVPTAQRAAIVVGVELPVYDITKKHLILSGLMGDTIFAHFVSSFTCGLAGAIASNPVDVVRTRMMNQRAIVGSTELYKGTLDGLVKTWKSEGFFALYKGFWPNWLRLGPWNIIFFITYEQLKRLPF
- the SLC25A14 gene encoding brain mitochondrial carrier protein 1 isoform X1; this encodes MSALNWKPFVYGGLASIVAEFGTFPVDLTKTRLQVQGQSTDARFREVRYRGMFHALFRICREEGGRALYSGIAPALLRQASYGTIKIGIYQSLKRLFVDRMEDETLLINVICGVVSGVISSALANPTDVLKIRMQAQGSLFQGGMIGSFIDIYQQEGTRGLWRGVVPTAQRAAIVVGVELPVYDITKKHLILSGLMGDTIFAHFVSSFTCGLAGAIASNPVDVVRTRMMNQRAIVGSTELYKGTLDGLVKTWKSEGFFALYKGFWPNWLRLGPWNIIFFITYEQLKRLPF
- the SLC25A14 gene encoding brain mitochondrial carrier protein 1 isoform X3; the encoded protein is MRCPRSTGNPSCMAGSPPSWPSSARSPWTSPRRGCRCRGRAPTRGSARIAPALLRQASYGTIKIGIYQSLKRLFVDRMEDETLLINVICGVVSGVISSALANPTDVLKIRMQAQGSLFQGGMIGSFIDIYQQEGTRGLWRGVVPTAQRAAIVVGVELPVYDITKKHLILSGLMGDTIFAHFVSSFTCGLAGAIASNPVDVVRTRMMNQRAIVGSTELYKGTLDGLVKTWKSEGFFALYKGFWPNWLRLGPWNIIFFITYEQLKRLPF